The genomic segment GATCGCGCTCAGCCACAGGATGAGCATCGAAGTCGCGACCAGGTCGCCACCGGTAAGATCGACCGCCCGCTTTGCCAGCTCGGCGATGACTCCCGTCTCGACGAGCCCGGATACGAGCACGAACAGGCCGACGAAGAAGAAGATGGTCATCCATTCGACTTTGGTCAGCGCCTGCTCCAGCTTATGCTCGCCCGTGAGCAGCAGCAGGAGAAAAGCGCCGGCAAGGGCGACGGTCGCGGACTCGAGATGGAGCATCTGGTGGGTGAAAAAGCCCAGCAGCGTCAGCCCGAGTACGGCGAGACATTTGCGCAGCAGCTTCGGATCGGTGAGGAGCTCCTTCTCGCTCATCTCCATGATGCCGCGCTTCAGCTCGTCGGTCGTCCGGATTTTTTTGCGGAACATCCAGATGAAGAGCGGCACGTAAGCGGCCATGACCAAGATGGCGACAGGCGCCAAATTCTCGATAAAGGCCATAAACGTAAGCTCCGGGACGGCGCTGCCGATCATAATATTGGGCGGGTCGCCGATGAGGGTTGCAGTCCCGCCGACGTTGGATGCGATAATCTGCGTGAGCAGGAAAGGCGCCGGATTGACGCGCAGCTGCCGCGTGATGCTGAAGGTCACGGGCACGATGAGCAGCACCGTCGTCACGTTGTCCAAAAACGCGGAGCATGCCGCCGTTATTAACGACAGCAGGACGAGAATGCGGATCGGCTCGCCCTTCGCCTTTTTGGCAGCCAAAACAGCGATGTACTTGAACATGCCCGTGTCGGCCGTCGTGCTCACGATGATCATCATACCGATAAGCAAGCCTAGCGTGTTGAAGTCGATATGATGGATCGCCGTCTCCTGATCGACGATGCCGAGGACGACCATGAGCAGACCGCCGATCATGGCGACGATCGTC from the Cohnella hashimotonis genome contains:
- a CDS encoding ArsB/NhaD family transporter — encoded protein: MEQQAVWAIGIFLVIYALIISEKIHRTIVAMIGGLLMVVLGIVDQETAIHHIDFNTLGLLIGMMIIVSTTADTGMFKYIAVLAAKKAKGEPIRILVLLSLITAACSAFLDNVTTVLLIVPVTFSITRQLRVNPAPFLLTQIIASNVGGTATLIGDPPNIMIGSAVPELTFMAFIENLAPVAILVMAAYVPLFIWMFRKKIRTTDELKRGIMEMSEKELLTDPKLLRKCLAVLGLTLLGFFTHQMLHLESATVALAGAFLLLLLTGEHKLEQALTKVEWMTIFFFVGLFVLVSGLVETGVIAELAKRAVDLTGGDLVATSMLILWLSAIASAFIDNIPFVATMIPMIQEMGTMGVSNLEPLWWSLALGACLGGNGTLIGASANLIVAGMAGKEGHPIRFVQYLKVGLPLMLLSVVIASVYVYLRYLI